The following are encoded together in the Malaya genurostris strain Urasoe2022 chromosome 3, Malgen_1.1, whole genome shotgun sequence genome:
- the LOC131437547 gene encoding uncharacterized protein LOC131437547 codes for MKLLVLCLFLSAVTAETPFAGYAPSGWRPQGAQFKLPSEYGAPVVQETEVEITKENIEHAGQIVESTTDQNPSNEYLPPTTTDQPELDPIRVQGLPDNQFKDFQRSRQQQTARLSANRFANTASKQTAGQQTQAFFALNGQLRVLPVDTYVQFGRQQQVTRPDQAYGVPNQDTDETADEDVPVTNDQSTEQPESNDGDEEDQSDPTQKDNRPVIAVSNAFSGQYYIVGQDNKLQRVMYSTSQSEDDRRQMGFTAQLRYSPVEPIQGPVYAYNEQGQLIRIYK; via the exons ATGAAACTTTTAGTACTGTGTTTGTTTCTAAGTGCGGTAACTGCGGAAACGCCATTCGCAGGGTATGCACCGTCTGGATGGCGTCCACAAGGTGCACAGTTTAAGCTACCTTCCGAATATGGAGCACCAGTAGTTCAGGAAACTGAAGTGGAAATCACGAAAGAGAATATCGAGCATGCTGGACAGATTGTAGAATCTACTACGGACCAAAATCCATCCAACGAGTACTTGCCACCAACAACAACTGATCAG CCGGAACTTGATCCAATCCGTGTTCAGGGTTTACCAGACAATCAGTTCAAAGATTTTCAACGATCCAGGCAGCAACAAACTGCACGGCTCAGTGCTAATCGTTTCGCAAATACTGCCTCTAAACAAACTGCGGGACAACAAACGCAAGCATTTTTTGCTCTAAATGGACAGCTTCGTGTTTTACCTGTTGATACTTACGTACAGTTTGGACGCCAACAGCAAGTCACTCGACCAGATCAAGCTTATGGAGTACCTAATCAGGACACCGACGAGACTGCAGATGAAGATGTACCTGTAACCAATGATCAATCAACGGAACAAccggaatctaatgatggagaCGAAGAAGATCAAAGTGATCCAACTCAGAAAGATAATCGACCGGTTATTGCTGTTTCTAATGCTTTTTCTGGTCAATATTATATCGTTGGTCAGGATAACAAATTACAACGGGTGATGTATTCAACTTCGCAGTCTGAAGATGATCGTCGTCAAATGGGTTTCACAGCTCAATTACGTTACTCGCCGGTTGAACCGATACAGGGTCCAGTGTACGCATACAATGAGCAAGGTCAGTTGATAAGGATCTACAAATAG